A genomic window from Sphingobacterium spiritivorum includes:
- a CDS encoding isocitrate lyase/PEP mutase family protein — MSQSLFKQLHQQSTPLLLGNVWDAHSAQLAEKAGFAALGSSSHAIANLLGYEDGENIAFEELFFIVQRIVKSVKIPVSVDFEAGYADDPETVARYVKQLSDIGVAGINLEDGQVENGKRSLGSAQLLADKIKAIKSVTDIYINARTDTYVTKQQDALKQSIERAHIYQEAGADGIFVPVIETKTDIQQFTTEVALPLNVFLTPNLPPFDELGELGVKRLSHGAKLYEWLMKQAEEVLTAFKKHPVLPK; from the coding sequence ATGTCACAATCCTTATTCAAACAATTACATCAACAGTCTACTCCTCTTCTATTAGGAAATGTATGGGATGCACATTCCGCTCAGCTTGCAGAAAAAGCAGGATTCGCAGCGTTAGGATCTTCCAGTCATGCTATCGCTAACCTTCTGGGTTATGAAGATGGAGAGAATATAGCCTTCGAAGAGTTATTTTTCATTGTACAACGTATTGTTAAATCCGTAAAGATTCCTGTATCCGTAGATTTTGAAGCCGGATATGCTGATGATCCGGAGACTGTGGCCAGATATGTGAAACAACTTAGCGATATCGGTGTAGCAGGGATCAACCTGGAAGATGGTCAGGTTGAAAATGGGAAACGTAGTCTTGGAAGTGCACAATTGCTGGCCGACAAAATAAAAGCGATCAAATCTGTAACAGATATTTACATCAATGCCCGTACTGACACCTATGTAACTAAACAGCAAGATGCATTAAAACAATCTATAGAACGTGCACATATTTATCAGGAGGCCGGAGCAGATGGCATCTTTGTACCGGTTATAGAAACAAAAACAGATATTCAACAATTTACAACTGAAGTAGCCTTGCCACTTAATGTTTTTCTGACACCTAATCTTCCTCCCTTTGATGAATTGGGAGAGTTGGGCGTCAAAAGACTGAGTCACGGGGCCAAGCTTTATGAATGGTTAATGAAACAGGCTGAAGAAGTATTGACTGCTTTCAAAAAACATCCTGTACTTCCAAAATAA
- a CDS encoding 1-aminocyclopropane-1-carboxylate deaminase/D-cysteine desulfhydrase, translating into MELTFDFHSPEEEIVSPLYIEKKVKIYVKRDDLIHPYISGNKWRKLQYPLRKALQQNKQTLVTFGGAWSNHLLATACAGAKFGFRTHGMVRGEEVNNPVLALCRLYGMKLHFVSRDQYQDKTALFLHYFAEQSDNAFFIDEGGYSREAAEGCAHIIEELQQDYDHICCASGTGTTVAGLQMGLKKANLKTTLHTVPVLKGGAFIRNEVENLAVDPSGIILHTDYHFGGYARTKPELLDFIRAFVSRTGIMIEPTYTGKLFFAIDDLIRKDYFKPGSRILLIHTGGLTGFLGMYDRF; encoded by the coding sequence ATGGAATTGACATTCGATTTTCACAGTCCCGAAGAAGAAATAGTATCCCCTCTCTATATTGAAAAAAAAGTAAAGATATATGTCAAACGGGATGACCTTATTCATCCTTATATCTCGGGAAATAAGTGGAGAAAACTTCAGTATCCACTCCGGAAAGCGCTTCAGCAAAACAAACAAACCCTGGTTACTTTCGGAGGTGCATGGTCCAATCATCTGTTGGCAACAGCCTGTGCAGGAGCTAAATTCGGATTCCGGACTCATGGTATGGTACGAGGTGAAGAGGTCAATAATCCTGTCCTCGCACTTTGTCGTCTGTACGGAATGAAACTCCATTTTGTAAGCCGGGATCAATATCAGGATAAAACAGCACTTTTCCTGCACTATTTTGCTGAACAATCGGACAACGCTTTCTTTATTGATGAAGGTGGATACAGCAGAGAAGCCGCAGAAGGCTGTGCTCATATTATCGAAGAGCTTCAGCAAGATTATGATCATATCTGTTGTGCATCAGGTACAGGTACTACTGTAGCCGGATTACAAATGGGACTCAAGAAAGCTAACCTCAAGACCACACTACACACTGTACCGGTTTTAAAAGGGGGAGCATTTATTCGTAATGAAGTGGAAAACCTTGCTGTAGATCCTTCCGGGATAATACTGCATACAGATTATCATTTTGGTGGTTACGCCAGAACTAAACCGGAGCTACTGGACTTTATACGTGCATTCGTATCACGTACCGGCATTATGATTGAACCTACCTACACAGGGAAACTGTTTTTTGCAATAGACGACCTCATCCGAAAGGATTATTTTAAGCCGGGATCCCGCATTCTACTTATTCATACTGGCGGACTAACCGGTTTTTTAGGCATGTACGATCGTTTTTGA